GACGGCGTTGATTATCGCTTTTACGTTTTGGGTGTTTGCCGTACTGATTGCACCCCGCGGCGCGTTTGTCGTCGCGAAGCTCGTCTCACCGACTCGGACCCAGCAGGCTGTTTATATGGAAAAAAACGCGCTTCGCAACAATCTGAATAAAGATAAGGAAGAGCAGCTCAGTGAAAAAATGGCACTGGCTTTCAGCAGCGGTGGGGATAGCATCAGTATTAACACGGGTGACCCAGAGACGCAAAAAAAGTTGGATAAGCTCAGAGGCCCAATTGATGAACAGTTTCGACTGGAGTTCCAGGATCGATCGGGTAAGATTGATAGGGACTATCAACGCGAGAAAGAACGGCAAGAGCAGGTTGGTGAGATGCTTTCTCGGATTGCACCAACTGCCTCACTCACCTATTTTGCAATGAATCTGACACAGACAGGGAAATTAAAAAGGGACACCTACTTTCAAACGGGTGAGCGATATTACGACCGACTTGAGGGTTCGTATTTCAGCGAAATTTCAGATGACGCACTTGCGCAGATTATGCAAATTGCGAATCGGATGAATACTCCTTCTGAATCCGAGACAGATAAAATCCTGCCGCTCCCAACCTTGACAGAGCCTTCTTTATCGGATACACTGCGTCGTTCTGCGATAGATGTCCTCTTGCTCGGTTTCTTCGCGTTGGCGTTCACGACAGTGGCGTTTCTGAAGTTCTTTCGATCTGATATTTAAGGCATTACTGTTCTATCCAATTTCAAATTGGATAGAACACCGTTTGTAGTAGGGCAATTCATTGCCCGTTTGGGACGTGCGATAAATCGCCCTACTACGAACTAACCCTTAAATTCAAAACGGATAAACACTGTATTGTCCCTGATGGAGGTATCACTATGAAACTCATTTGTTCTACACTTAGCGCGCTACTAATTTTTGGTAGCCTTCCTGCCGCGCTGGCAGTGACCCCAGCGACTGCCAAAATCGTGTTTGCATCAAATCGCGACGGCAACTCCGAAATTTACATCATGAATCCAGATGGATCGGA
This sequence is a window from Candidatus Poribacteria bacterium. Protein-coding genes within it:
- a CDS encoding ABC transporter permease, with translation MLMTLIQKEIMHHILSVRFVALLLMCVLLIPLTLSINYRRYNQNLVDYQESVKRTQTEAKENPPNAQDPNTEVSKFFLKPTPLSVFASGLEEALPTYLGMTRNGVRQGSAGVSQASVAYALGNLDFLFIVGTVFSLLALLFTCDAVAGEREAGTLRVNLSNPLPRDVFLWSKLIGGYIVFVVPFLVSFLLGLLLIVGQGFPLGAPKVALSVLGLTLISLLYIAVFFAIGVAISTYLDNAKTALIIAFTFWVFAVLIAPRGAFVVAKLVSPTRTQQAVYMEKNALRNNLNKDKEEQLSEKMALAFSSGGDSISINTGDPETQKKLDKLRGPIDEQFRLEFQDRSGKIDRDYQREKERQEQVGEMLSRIAPTASLTYFAMNLTQTGKLKRDTYFQTGERYYDRLEGSYFSEISDDALAQIMQIANRMNTPSESETDKILPLPTLTEPSLSDTLRRSAIDVLLLGFFALAFTTVAFLKFFRSDI